DNA from Candidatus Wallbacteria bacterium:
TTTTACGGTTCTTGGAACTGTGGGTGACTTGTATACATGGAGCGGCCAGTCGGTAATTAAAGGTGATGTTCTTTACGTTTTCGGAACAAACTCCAATGACATGCACAAGATTTACTCTTTGAGTTTAAGTTCAGGAAGTCTACTGAGTTCTACGCAGATCGAGGAATCTGATCTTCATTTCTCAGGATTTGATGATTGCGGGAATCTGATCGCCCTCCGCTGGGACAGTGGCACACTGAAGGAAGAATACGGCATACTCGATTTACCTTCATTGAGCTTTACAACATTGGGGACAGTGGGTGATCTGTATATGTGGCAAGGTCAGACTCTGGTTAGGAACCATACTCTGTATGCCATAGGCTCAAACTTGTCTGAAAAGAAAAGACTCTACCGCATAGACCTAACCACAAGTACAATGATAAACACTTCACCTGTTCCAGACTTCACCTGGTGCTTAGCGAAAATTAACAATAACGATTGATACTACTATTTGAAACAACCGCTCATCCCAGAGCGCAGGCACTGACCCGTTGGGGATTCCCGGTTTCAAAATCGATGGAGACGAAGTTTTTCATTTAGGTTTTCAGCAAGCGTTCAATTGCACGATAACTTCGTACAGTTCAGTTGATCTTCGCCAGGATTCTTTCCCGCCCCCCCTCAGCAGTTGTTTCCAAAACGAAACAGCACACATGCTGTCATCATTTCGAACTGTTGCATCTTTTGCAACAGTCACAAGCAGTTCCAATTCGCCATCTCCAAAATATTAATTTCTCAATTTCCAAACAGTGTAATTCGTAACGGTTTCATTTTTTGTCCTTTGTCTGAGGCAGCTGTTTTACGGCTCGGTCGAAATCGGATTCGAGGTTTTGATCCTCTGTTTTGCGGAATTCGACAAATTCACGTTCAGCATGTTCACGTGCCAATTCAGCAGAGACTTTACCCGCATTCTGCAATATTTCCCGGTCGTTCAAGGTCAGAAAACCCTCAAGTTTTGTGATCCAGTCGCTCATGGTCATGGCTATCCGCCGCTCGGCCTGGGCTTCGGCAAAAATGAGATACTGTTCTACAAGGTTGTTCAGGGCGCGAAGCTCTTCTTCGTTCAAGTAATTCTTGGCGATGGAGACATCCGCTTTGTGAATACGGCCACCTTCCCAGTTGGTGAGCCCCATGTTCGGCATTTTGCTGTCAGCGCGGGACAAAATTATCTCGGCAGCTGTCTGTCCGTGAACAGCGAAGTGCACTTTGTTCTGCACAGTGGCGAAGAATTCCTGGGTGGAAGGATGGTTCTTGTCATAGTCGATGCTCGTGGCATAAACATCAGTAATCTTCTGGTAGAAACGCCGCTCGCTCGTGCGGATATCCTGGATGCGCCGGGTGAGCTCCTCGAAATAGTCATTGCCGACCTTCGGGTTTTTCAGGCGTTCGTCGTCCAGCACAAAACCTTTGATAATGTATTCCTTGAGCTTGTCCGCGGCCCACTGCCGGAAGCGCACGGCTGCTGGGCTGCGCACCCTGAAGCCCAGGGCCAGAACCATGTCGAGGTTATAATGAGCTACCTCATATTGCTTCCCGTCAGCGGCAGTTGTTCGGAAATACCGAACAACTGAATTTTCCTCCAGTTCCCTGTCTTCAAAAATGTGTTTGATATGCTCGCTGATAGTCCCTTTGGCCTTACCAAACAAGTCAGCAAGCTGTTTCTGGCTGACCCAGACAGTCTGATCTTCAAGGCGCACATCGAGCTTGGTGCGCCCGTCTTCGCTCTGATAAATTATGATCTGGTTCATCATAAACTCCTCACATTGTCCAGCCTATCTTGATTCGATAAAATTCCCATCAATCGTCAGCTTTCGCATCAGATTTTATTATCCGGGATAGCAACAATTCCCACCATTTTTTAACTCAAGCCGGTGCTGCAGATCTTCAATTTTTCGATTCCAGTAT
Protein-coding regions in this window:
- a CDS encoding virulence RhuM family protein codes for the protein MMNQIIIYQSEDGRTKLDVRLEDQTVWVSQKQLADLFGKAKGTISEHIKHIFEDRELEENSVVRYFRTTAADGKQYEVAHYNLDMVLALGFRVRSPAAVRFRQWAADKLKEYIIKGFVLDDERLKNPKVGNDYFEELTRRIQDIRTSERRFYQKITDVYATSIDYDKNHPSTQEFFATVQNKVHFAVHGQTAAEIILSRADSKMPNMGLTNWEGGRIHKADVSIAKNYLNEEELRALNNLVEQYLIFAEAQAERRIAMTMSDWITKLEGFLTLNDREILQNAGKVSAELAREHAEREFVEFRKTEDQNLESDFDRAVKQLPQTKDKK